In one window of Opitutus sp. GAS368 DNA:
- a CDS encoding MCP four helix bundle domain-containing protein, whose protein sequence is MSPTPSAPYRLFAYICGLAISFVVLGVIGFLLARSLKGEYVPLIQSHLPALDQIRTVTKMTNAGRKVIGPLRFDSSKEVRAFARKKFVETVTRNDRNLTELAELLKDTRSQEALAQLKQERADYLNMTREFLGEPSNPQTEAEFIEKRRHYYAALDSYLNEQDALASTIADLVYQDSAAISEKTNRILLFFGLFALWPILVGIGFFFYGLVSAKLHYERTN, encoded by the coding sequence ATGAGTCCAACCCCCTCGGCTCCTTACCGTCTGTTTGCCTACATCTGCGGTCTGGCGATATCCTTTGTTGTGCTGGGAGTGATCGGCTTCCTGCTGGCGCGGTCGCTCAAGGGGGAATACGTGCCTTTGATCCAGAGCCATTTGCCGGCGCTGGACCAGATCCGGACAGTCACAAAGATGACCAATGCCGGCCGCAAGGTCATAGGCCCGCTCAGGTTCGACTCCTCCAAGGAGGTCCGGGCCTTTGCGCGGAAAAAATTTGTAGAGACCGTGACCAGGAACGATCGCAATCTCACCGAACTGGCCGAGCTGCTGAAGGATACCCGCAGCCAGGAGGCGCTGGCCCAGCTGAAGCAGGAAAGGGCCGATTATCTGAACATGACCCGGGAGTTCCTGGGGGAGCCAAGCAACCCCCAGACCGAGGCGGAATTCATCGAGAAGCGGCGCCATTACTACGCCGCCCTGGACAGCTACCTCAACGAGCAGGATGCGCTGGCCTCCACGATCGCGGACCTGGTTTATCAGGACAGTGCGGCCATCTCCGAGAAAACCAACCGGATCCTGCTCTTTTTCGGGCTGTTCGCCCTTTGGCCGATCCTGGTGGGGATCGGATTTTTCTTCTATGGCCTGGTTTCGGCCAAACTGCACTACGAACGGACCAATTGA
- a CDS encoding WcaF family extracellular polysaccharide biosynthesis acetyltransferase encodes MRVRNDQFDPTKGLDRGRPRWVEAIWYLAKCVFFLSAFPWPSGWRVALLRRFGARIGQGVYIKPRVNIHFPWKLMVGDYSWIGEEAFILNFEPVAIGAHACISQRAFLCTGNHDFRDPAMTYRNAPITVGDGAWIGAQCFVGPGVTVGDEAVATAGSIVTGDLPAGMICAGHPCAPVKPRWSEK; translated from the coding sequence ATGCGTGTCCGCAACGATCAATTTGATCCCACCAAGGGTCTGGATCGTGGCCGCCCGCGCTGGGTGGAGGCGATCTGGTATTTGGCGAAGTGTGTTTTTTTTCTCAGCGCCTTCCCTTGGCCGAGCGGGTGGCGGGTGGCCCTGCTGCGGCGGTTTGGCGCCCGGATCGGGCAGGGCGTTTATATCAAGCCGCGGGTAAACATCCATTTCCCTTGGAAGCTGATGGTGGGCGACTACAGTTGGATCGGTGAGGAGGCGTTCATCCTGAACTTCGAACCGGTGGCCATCGGCGCTCATGCCTGTATCTCGCAGCGCGCCTTCCTTTGCACGGGCAATCATGATTTCCGCGATCCGGCCATGACTTATCGCAATGCGCCGATAACGGTTGGCGATGGAGCGTGGATCGGAGCTCAGTGCTTTGTCGGCCCCGGGGTTACAGTGGGCGACGAGGCCGTTGCAACCGCGGGGAGCATCGTGACGGGAGATCTGCCGGCGGGCATGATTTGCGCGGGCCATCCCTGCGCACCGGTGAAACCCCGTTGGTCGGAAAAATGA
- a CDS encoding exosortase-associated EpsI family protein, giving the protein MAKAGRLETVLPVRLGSGGARDEPIAATEEMKKAVGELLNFNDGIYRIYQLSEARVSVYIAWWEPGRMSPRLVAGHTPDVCWPGNGWLRDNAAERRLGALREELSATGFAEGEVRVFRMQNKPEYVVFWHKVGDRMLSYHTGYAPPWWAWLDEMWRGGLNLRKEQLFVRISSDTPLETIWPQAEMAPLRQALLALGLGMAAKPAR; this is encoded by the coding sequence GTGGCCAAAGCTGGCCGCCTGGAAACCGTGCTGCCGGTCCGTTTGGGAAGCGGTGGCGCGCGCGACGAACCGATTGCAGCCACCGAGGAAATGAAGAAGGCGGTCGGGGAACTGCTCAACTTCAACGACGGCATCTACCGCATCTACCAACTGTCCGAGGCAAGGGTTTCGGTCTATATCGCGTGGTGGGAACCCGGACGAATGTCTCCACGTCTGGTCGCCGGCCATACTCCGGATGTCTGCTGGCCGGGCAACGGCTGGCTGCGGGACAACGCCGCGGAACGCAGGCTGGGCGCATTGCGCGAAGAGTTGAGCGCAACCGGATTTGCCGAAGGCGAGGTCCGCGTATTTCGCATGCAGAACAAACCGGAATATGTCGTCTTTTGGCACAAGGTGGGCGACCGGATGTTGAGCTATCATACGGGCTACGCGCCACCGTGGTGGGCCTGGCTCGACGAGATGTGGCGGGGCGGGTTGAATCTACGCAAGGAGCAGCTCTTCGTCCGCATCAGCTCGGACACGCCGCTCGAGACAATCTGGCCGCAGGCGGAAATGGCGCCGCTGCGGCAGGCGTTGCTGGCGCTCGGCCTGGGAATGGCGGCCAAGCCTGCCCGGTGA
- a CDS encoding glycosyltransferase family 4 protein yields the protein MRLLIHDYAGHPFPVSLSRQLAARGHEVVHAFASELLTPRGILQRQEEDPPGLSFQAVPMSRDYRANKYSFLKRAGYEREYGHELVSLIRELRPDLICSGQTPSDPQLRLIRAATRLDIPVVTWVQDFYSMAVDKLARKKLPVLGALAGAWYRHLDAQCLRASAGVVAITEDFTPILAKFGVPEDKVTIIPNWAPLDELPLRPRRNAWSAKHGLDDKFVFLYSGTLAMKHNPDLLRRLALGFKDDPAVRVVIISEGPGADFLRGRQAQESLSNLLLLPFQPFTDMPEALAAADVLVTVLEADAGVFSVPSKVLTYHAAGRPILGAMPAENLSTRIIEQQVSGLCVRPDDWTGLLRGASVLRNDAPLRQSMAACARCYAEREFDIERIADRFEEVFSKAMGKNKGRSQSLRPKLET from the coding sequence ATGCGCCTGTTGATTCACGATTACGCCGGACATCCGTTCCCGGTGAGCCTTTCGCGCCAGCTGGCGGCAAGAGGCCATGAGGTTGTGCACGCATTTGCCTCAGAGCTGTTGACGCCCCGGGGAATTCTGCAGCGGCAGGAAGAAGACCCACCGGGCCTGAGTTTTCAGGCGGTGCCCATGTCGCGGGACTATCGGGCAAACAAATATAGTTTCCTGAAGCGAGCAGGCTATGAGAGAGAGTATGGGCACGAGTTGGTCAGCCTGATCAGGGAGCTGAGACCTGATTTGATCTGTAGCGGGCAGACCCCCTCGGATCCCCAGCTCAGGCTGATTCGGGCGGCGACCCGGCTGGACATCCCGGTTGTCACCTGGGTGCAGGATTTCTATAGCATGGCGGTGGATAAACTGGCGCGGAAAAAACTGCCCGTGCTTGGAGCCTTGGCGGGTGCGTGGTATCGACACCTGGACGCCCAATGCCTTCGCGCCAGCGCGGGGGTGGTGGCCATCACAGAGGATTTTACCCCGATCCTGGCGAAGTTTGGTGTGCCGGAGGATAAGGTTACCATCATACCCAATTGGGCGCCCTTGGATGAACTCCCGCTGCGTCCGAGGCGGAACGCCTGGTCGGCCAAACATGGCCTCGATGACAAATTTGTGTTCCTTTATTCGGGTACCCTGGCGATGAAGCACAACCCCGATCTGCTCCGGCGCCTGGCTTTGGGCTTCAAAGACGATCCGGCTGTGCGCGTGGTCATCATTTCCGAAGGTCCTGGCGCGGACTTCCTGCGCGGACGACAGGCGCAGGAAAGCCTTTCGAATCTCCTCTTGCTGCCATTTCAGCCGTTCACGGACATGCCGGAAGCGCTGGCCGCTGCCGATGTGCTCGTGACGGTGCTGGAGGCCGATGCGGGAGTCTTCTCCGTGCCCTCCAAGGTTCTCACCTATCATGCGGCCGGCCGGCCGATCCTCGGGGCAATGCCGGCGGAAAATCTCTCAACCCGCATCATCGAGCAGCAGGTATCCGGTCTATGCGTGCGCCCGGACGATTGGACCGGCCTTCTGCGCGGAGCCTCGGTTTTGAGGAACGATGCCCCGTTGCGGCAAAGCATGGCGGCTTGTGCGCGGTGCTACGCCGAGCGGGAGTTTGACATCGAGCGCATCGCCGACCGTTTTGAAGAGGTTTTTTCCAAGGCAATGGGGAAAAACAAAGGGCGATCGCAGAGCCTGAGACCGAAACTTGAAACCTGA
- a CDS encoding DUF6290 family protein — MLTLRLPPALAKSLGRSARAAKQTKSAFVRDAVLERIAEAEDHRIAVKRLRALKAGKSRTYTAGEIKRDLGLGV; from the coding sequence ATGCTTACTCTCCGTCTCCCGCCCGCGCTCGCCAAGAGCCTGGGCCGCAGCGCCCGCGCCGCCAAGCAGACCAAGAGCGCCTTTGTGCGCGATGCCGTGCTGGAGCGCATCGCCGAAGCCGAGGATCACCGCATTGCAGTCAAGCGGCTCCGCGCTTTGAAGGCCGGGAAATCACGCACCTATACCGCCGGGGAAATCAAGCGTGACCTGGGCCTGGGAGTTTGA
- a CDS encoding type II toxin-antitoxin system RelE/ParE family toxin — translation MTWAWEFEGEARREFNRLDFAAQKRIIRYLDTRIIGGDPRRFGQPLRSDLHGLWRWRVGDYRLIGQIKDGVWLILIVRVAHRSTVYED, via the coding sequence GTGACCTGGGCCTGGGAGTTTGAGGGGGAGGCCCGGCGCGAATTCAACCGGCTCGATTTCGCGGCGCAGAAGCGGATAATCCGCTACCTTGATACGCGCATCATCGGCGGCGATCCCCGCCGTTTCGGCCAGCCCTTGCGCAGCGACCTGCACGGCCTTTGGCGCTGGCGGGTCGGCGATTACCGCCTGATCGGCCAGATCAAGGACGGTGTATGGCTCATCCTCATCGTTCGGGTGGCCCACCGCTCCACGGTTTACGAGGATTGA
- a CDS encoding AbrB/MazE/SpoVT family DNA-binding domain-containing protein — protein sequence MQLTLSSKGQIVLPAPMRRRLRLKTRAKLEIEERDGGLFLRPAKAVPTVEPIDYPSPGSLKLDKWEYALMARSSDAGPDKP from the coding sequence ATGCAACTCACGCTCTCCAGCAAGGGCCAGATTGTCCTGCCCGCCCCCATGCGCCGCCGCCTCCGGCTCAAAACCCGCGCCAAGCTGGAGATCGAGGAGCGCGATGGCGGGCTGTTCCTCCGTCCGGCGAAGGCCGTGCCCACCGTCGAGCCCATCGACTACCCGTCCCCCGGCTCCCTCAAGCTCGACAAGTGGGAATACGCCCTCATGGCCCGCAGCTCCGATGCCGGCCCGGACAAACCATGA
- a CDS encoding Tar ligand binding domain-containing protein has protein sequence MCQRHFARFFFNLMRLNFSALRRWLVLGLIASNLALGGLSFVLLRGLDSEYSELLGRSVPILAQLHGISVNLIRSRRAMLDALAAQTDAERARLLDRAVYFEHVSAKLRLDYQRSPDLVNGEAVDFEIETAARDFKAGMEQFIALVRAGRTADANEFRASRLRLLVDRYYDIIEKRVTLIGARAEQINLAYTQGNGLRAKVVLLLASWPFVATLVVGCVLVVTLIALLVAVLKPIIVARKPAA, from the coding sequence ATGTGCCAGCGTCACTTTGCCCGGTTCTTCTTCAACCTGATGCGACTCAACTTCTCCGCTCTCCGCCGGTGGCTCGTCCTCGGCCTGATTGCCTCCAACCTGGCCTTGGGCGGGCTGAGCTTCGTGCTGCTCCGCGGACTGGACTCCGAGTATAGCGAATTGCTCGGCCGCTCGGTGCCCATCCTCGCCCAGCTCCATGGCATCTCCGTGAACCTCATCCGCTCCCGCCGGGCCATGCTCGATGCCCTGGCCGCCCAGACCGACGCGGAACGTGCGCGGTTGCTCGATCGCGCCGTGTATTTTGAGCATGTATCGGCCAAGCTGCGCCTCGATTACCAACGTTCGCCCGATCTGGTGAATGGTGAGGCCGTGGATTTCGAAATCGAGACCGCCGCCCGCGACTTCAAGGCCGGGATGGAGCAATTCATCGCCCTGGTGCGCGCCGGCCGGACGGCGGACGCGAATGAATTCCGCGCCAGCCGGCTGCGCCTGCTGGTCGACCGCTACTACGATATTATCGAGAAACGGGTGACCCTGATCGGAGCCCGGGCCGAGCAAATCAATCTGGCCTACACGCAGGGCAACGGCCTTCGGGCCAAGGTGGTGCTCCTGCTCGCCTCCTGGCCGTTCGTGGCCACGTTGGTCGTCGGTTGCGTGTTGGTTGTCACCCTGATCGCGCTGCTGGTGGCCGTGCTCAAGCCCATTATCGTCGCCCGCAAACCGGCCGCTTAG